In Longimicrobium sp., a single genomic region encodes these proteins:
- a CDS encoding outer membrane beta-barrel protein — MKKTTCGFLAAVAALVVAGSASAQRIPLSIEGRVDAAIPTGDLGDAANVGIGLHGDVTFNVTPIVGVYGGYSWNRFGAKDTNGVDYTDQGFDVGIKATFAPMQGLGAAPFFRGGAIIHKLSASASDDDLGDFTISSDSKVGFEVAGGVAFPIAPRIMLTPQVGYTQFNAADEGDDDATVSVVHAGAGISISF, encoded by the coding sequence ATGAAGAAGACGACGTGCGGTTTCCTGGCGGCGGTGGCGGCGCTGGTGGTGGCGGGTAGCGCGAGCGCGCAGCGGATCCCGCTTTCGATCGAGGGCCGGGTGGACGCGGCCATCCCCACGGGCGACCTGGGCGATGCCGCGAACGTGGGGATCGGGCTGCATGGCGACGTGACCTTCAACGTCACCCCCATCGTGGGCGTGTACGGCGGCTACAGCTGGAACCGCTTCGGCGCCAAGGACACCAACGGGGTGGACTACACCGACCAGGGCTTCGACGTGGGAATCAAGGCCACCTTCGCGCCCATGCAGGGGCTGGGCGCGGCGCCGTTCTTCCGCGGCGGCGCCATCATCCACAAGCTGAGCGCCTCGGCCAGCGACGACGACCTGGGCGACTTCACCATCTCGTCCGACAGCAAGGTGGGCTTCGAGGTGGCGGGCGGCGTGGCGTTCCCCATCGCCCCGCGCATCATGCTGACGCCGCAGGTGGGCTACACGCAGTTCAACGCGGCGGACGAGGGCGACGACGACGCCACGGTGAGCGTGGTGCACGCCGGCGCCGGCATCAGCATCTCCTTCTGA